In Schaalia sp. JY-X169, the following are encoded in one genomic region:
- the pstC gene encoding phosphate ABC transporter permease subunit PstC produces MSTIAQRPTSGSPTPGDVATTKKEPKRNNRFADMSFKGLAVGAGVLILVVLGFVTVFLLAEAWPAFVAGDQVGVNEPQTIWQYVAPFAFGTVWVAAIALLLATPVAIGIALFISHYAPKKIAAPLGYLVDLLAAVPSVVFGLWGIQVLAPFLQPVYVWLTTYLGWIPLFTGPASGTGRTVLTVALVLAVMILPIMTAVCREVFLQTPKLQEEAALALGATRWEMIRMAVLPGATSGIISAMMLGLGRALGETMAVAMVLSPAALISFALVTTQNPNTIAANIALNFPEAFGLRINTLIATGLVLFAITLVVNMGARWVISRRAAFSGANA; encoded by the coding sequence ATGTCCACCATCGCACAGCGTCCAACCTCAGGCTCCCCCACCCCGGGAGATGTCGCGACGACAAAGAAAGAACCAAAGCGCAACAATCGCTTCGCCGACATGTCCTTCAAAGGTCTTGCTGTTGGCGCTGGCGTCCTCATCCTTGTTGTGCTCGGCTTTGTCACCGTCTTCCTTCTGGCCGAAGCATGGCCGGCTTTCGTCGCCGGAGACCAGGTTGGTGTCAACGAGCCGCAGACGATTTGGCAGTACGTGGCACCATTCGCCTTTGGAACCGTCTGGGTTGCCGCTATCGCCCTTCTGCTGGCTACCCCGGTAGCGATCGGGATTGCGCTCTTCATTTCTCACTACGCACCCAAGAAGATCGCGGCCCCTTTGGGATATCTCGTTGACCTTCTGGCTGCTGTCCCTTCGGTTGTTTTCGGCCTCTGGGGCATTCAGGTCCTCGCGCCCTTCCTGCAGCCTGTCTATGTGTGGCTGACAACCTACCTCGGGTGGATCCCACTCTTCACCGGTCCGGCTTCCGGAACCGGACGTACCGTCCTTACCGTGGCCCTTGTTCTTGCCGTGATGATCCTTCCGATCATGACTGCCGTGTGCCGCGAAGTCTTCCTGCAAACCCCGAAACTTCAGGAAGAAGCAGCTCTCGCACTCGGCGCCACTCGCTGGGAAATGATCCGCATGGCGGTGCTTCCAGGCGCCACCAGCGGCATTATTTCCGCGATGATGCTGGGGCTAGGACGCGCCCTCGGCGAAACAATGGCAGTTGCCATGGTCCTTTCCCCGGCAGCCCTGATCTCATTCGCGTTGGTCACCACGCAGAACCCCAACACGATCGCAGCCAACATCGCACTGAACTTCCCAGAGGCCTTCGGTCTTCGGATCAATACCCTGATTGCAACCGGTTTGGTGCTGTTCGCAATCACCCTGGTAGTCAATATGGGCGCCCGCTGGGTTATCTCCCGCCGCGCCGCATTCTCAGGAGCAAACGCATGA
- the pstA gene encoding phosphate ABC transporter permease PstA translates to MSEDIASPKASSSKAKKQKPSALEVAGPEILAEIISLPELEHDSHRSVALPPPRSPFAVDKSDVHLKRRRQKDRVATVLVYASFALAMVPLLSLMITVISRGINRFDVTFFTNSMRNVVGEGGGALHALVGTLEITGLAAVISVPIGLMTAIYLVEYGRGRLAKAVTFFVDVMTGIPSIVAGLFAYSLFLLVFGPGSQNGVAGAVALSVLMIPVVVRSCEEMLRLVPNELREASLALGVPRWRTITKVVLPTSIAGITTGVMLAIARVIGETAPLLVTVGLTQSMNYSLTDGPMMTLPVFAYNSYMSQGVDAAAYVDRAWTGALTLILIVMALNLVARLIAAKFAPKGNR, encoded by the coding sequence ATGAGTGAAGATATCGCCTCCCCAAAGGCATCTTCTTCGAAAGCGAAGAAGCAGAAGCCCAGCGCACTTGAGGTCGCCGGGCCAGAGATCTTGGCGGAGATCATCTCCCTGCCCGAGTTGGAGCATGACTCTCACCGCAGCGTTGCTCTTCCGCCCCCTCGCTCACCATTTGCCGTCGATAAGTCCGACGTTCATCTCAAGAGGCGCCGCCAGAAGGATAGGGTGGCAACGGTCCTGGTCTACGCCTCCTTCGCCCTCGCAATGGTCCCGCTTCTGTCCCTGATGATCACCGTGATTTCACGCGGCATCAACCGGTTCGACGTCACATTCTTCACCAACTCGATGCGCAACGTGGTTGGCGAGGGCGGAGGCGCGCTTCACGCCCTCGTCGGCACTCTTGAAATCACGGGGTTGGCAGCGGTGATCTCCGTACCAATCGGCCTCATGACCGCGATCTATCTGGTTGAGTACGGCCGAGGACGTCTGGCGAAGGCCGTGACGTTCTTCGTCGATGTCATGACCGGTATCCCATCGATTGTCGCCGGCCTCTTCGCCTATTCCTTGTTCCTCTTGGTCTTTGGTCCTGGGTCACAAAACGGTGTGGCCGGCGCCGTGGCGCTCTCCGTCCTGATGATTCCTGTCGTCGTTCGCTCTTGCGAAGAAATGCTGCGACTGGTTCCCAACGAACTTCGCGAAGCATCCCTAGCACTTGGGGTCCCGCGGTGGAGGACCATCACCAAGGTTGTCCTCCCCACCTCGATTGCGGGCATCACCACGGGCGTCATGCTGGCAATCGCGCGTGTCATCGGTGAAACGGCACCTCTCCTGGTCACCGTTGGCCTAACGCAGTCGATGAACTACTCGCTGACAGACGGCCCCATGATGACCCTTCCCGTGTTCGCCTACAACTCTTACATGTCCCAGGGCGTTGACGCGGCAGCCTACGTGGACCGCGCATGGACTGGCGCCCTCACCCTAATCTTGATCGTTATGGCACTGAACCTGGTTGCGCGACTCATCGCCGCCAAGTTCGCACCGAAAGGAAACCGCTGA
- the pstB gene encoding phosphate ABC transporter ATP-binding protein PstB encodes MAMQIDTEDLDVYYGDFLAVEGVSMTIAPRSVTALIGPSGCGKSTFLRTLNRMHEVIPGARVDGSVKINGEDLYGSKVDPVDVRRKVGMVFQRPNPFPTMSIADNVLAGVKLNGGRLPKAEADAIVEKALRGANLWEEVKDRLDKPGSSLSGGQQQRLCIARAIAVEPDVILMDEPCSALDPISTIAIEELIEQLKADYTIVIVTHNMQQAARVSDRTAFFNLAGAGKPGKLVEYDDTSLIFSAPKNKQTADYVAGRFG; translated from the coding sequence ATGGCAATGCAGATTGATACAGAAGACCTGGATGTTTACTACGGGGACTTCCTAGCAGTCGAGGGCGTTTCGATGACAATTGCTCCACGCTCTGTCACCGCCCTCATCGGCCCGTCGGGATGCGGTAAGTCCACGTTCCTGCGGACGCTGAACCGCATGCATGAAGTGATTCCTGGGGCTCGCGTCGACGGGTCCGTAAAGATCAATGGCGAAGACCTCTACGGTTCCAAAGTTGATCCGGTTGACGTTCGCCGCAAAGTGGGAATGGTCTTCCAGCGGCCCAACCCCTTCCCCACTATGTCCATTGCTGACAACGTGCTGGCGGGAGTCAAGCTGAACGGCGGGCGCCTCCCCAAAGCCGAGGCCGACGCGATCGTTGAGAAGGCGCTTCGCGGCGCGAACCTGTGGGAAGAGGTCAAGGACCGCCTCGACAAGCCCGGTTCGTCGCTTTCAGGTGGCCAGCAGCAACGCCTCTGTATTGCACGTGCAATCGCCGTTGAGCCTGACGTGATCCTAATGGATGAGCCCTGCTCCGCCCTCGACCCGATCTCTACGATCGCCATTGAGGAGCTCATTGAGCAGCTTAAAGCCGATTACACGATCGTCATCGTCACTCACAACATGCAGCAGGCGGCACGCGTTTCAGACCGCACTGCCTTCTTCAACCTTGCCGGGGCGGGCAAGCCCGGCAAACTGGTTGAGTATGACGATACGTCGCTGATTTTCTCAGCACCCAAGAACAAGCAGACTGCGGACTACGTGGCGGGCCGCTTCGGATAG
- a CDS encoding histidine phosphatase family protein: protein MPTPHLPADDQKPSRTPPVDIFLIRHGQTEANIALQMSGWMETPLTEVGMEQARATGRALARRGGNAAEVLPIDRMLSSDLGRALHTARLVAGEVGEPEIDLVPELREWNFGAYEGATLEAMWHAIFDQLGIQPTSAGEVGANFWTHMRHAAAEGFDEPAVMTALARADASGGANTWEQFLERAEQSLLRIRLEAEALAQQRVSGSGGGEDPALPRPNPSLAVVSHGAFIRTLLSLMDPVQYAGEPIANAAVCHLRYSPNPGFALVRTNVSAEDW from the coding sequence ATGCCTACACCCCACCTACCCGCAGACGACCAGAAACCAAGTCGAACCCCTCCAGTCGACATCTTCCTCATTCGGCATGGACAAACCGAAGCCAACATTGCACTGCAAATGTCCGGGTGGATGGAAACGCCGCTCACGGAAGTGGGCATGGAGCAAGCTCGTGCCACGGGGCGTGCTCTGGCGCGGCGAGGGGGAAATGCAGCGGAAGTCTTGCCGATCGACAGGATGCTCTCGTCCGACCTCGGTCGCGCGCTGCACACTGCCCGGTTGGTTGCCGGTGAAGTCGGTGAACCTGAGATCGACCTGGTTCCAGAGCTTCGCGAATGGAACTTCGGGGCGTACGAGGGCGCAACCCTGGAGGCAATGTGGCACGCGATCTTTGACCAGCTGGGCATCCAACCAACCTCGGCTGGAGAAGTGGGAGCGAATTTTTGGACTCACATGAGGCATGCCGCGGCAGAGGGTTTTGATGAACCAGCAGTGATGACCGCGTTGGCGCGAGCAGATGCAAGCGGCGGAGCCAACACCTGGGAGCAGTTTCTTGAGCGAGCCGAGCAATCTCTTCTGCGCATCCGTCTTGAAGCTGAAGCCTTGGCACAGCAGCGCGTGTCCGGGTCCGGTGGCGGGGAAGACCCGGCACTGCCGCGACCGAACCCCTCCCTCGCGGTCGTGTCACACGGCGCCTTCATCCGCACGCTTCTGTCCCTGATGGATCCCGTGCAGTATGCGGGGGAACCCATTGCGAATGCTGCGGTCTGTCACCTGCGCTACTCTCCCAATCCAGGATTTGCCCTGGTGCGCACGAATGTCAGCGCTGAGGACTGGTAG
- a CDS encoding LuxR family transcriptional regulator, giving the protein MISLTELGALELENARASKSGRSGNTIYGGHERHLRQTVIALKAGCGLADHESPGEATLQVLRGNVLLTNAETGTSENLSEGDFALIPPAVHGVEAHEDSVLLLTVSLHPHS; this is encoded by the coding sequence ATGATCTCACTCACAGAACTGGGCGCCCTCGAACTGGAAAACGCCCGCGCCTCCAAGAGTGGCCGCTCCGGGAACACCATCTACGGGGGTCACGAACGTCACCTGCGTCAGACAGTGATTGCTCTCAAGGCCGGATGTGGCCTGGCAGACCACGAGAGCCCGGGTGAAGCTACGCTGCAAGTCCTGCGGGGAAACGTCCTCCTGACAAACGCTGAGACGGGAACCTCTGAGAACCTCTCCGAGGGCGACTTCGCCCTCATTCCGCCCGCTGTGCACGGAGTTGAAGCCCACGAGGATTCGGTCCTACTACTTACCGTCTCGCTACACCCGCACAGTTAG
- a CDS encoding YhgE/Pip domain-containing protein — MARKSLSEMPNVVGKPKFTANVFANILVVVAIIAIPLMYGGILSSAYQDPLERMGHIQAAVVNEDQPFDADLVSGSNMVVDVGQMLTDALVHPEDGEDTGFTWEEMSADQAERAMKSQSVRAVLYIPAGLSEEVSQIGTVSAADTVSARLNLVTDDGINYLSGTLARTVAATLQDRVSSEASSIYAEALLESLGTIRTGMGTAVDGSTALADGSTVLADGLTELDEGARAAAAGATQLDSGAGELASGTNTLADKVPELQTGVSALGAGSSALASGAATLSGGVNQYTAGVDQVAAGTATLRAQTPSLQAGISSLQTGSAQLAAGSSQLDESFKQISEPVAQLAPLPGEIRDLVTGVSNSIDAVYQQCVALHGETDPLCRLVAQMASGKGQIVDKVDQVAGKADEAIAGVAAAQTGMDQIAAASAQVNQGLTALQASVGTTSDTAASQTILGGVNSIDDGLGTLSGTSATLRGGANELASGSKALEAGVGTLQEKVPTLVSGVDALNSGAGALAAGATDLSTGLNSLSAGASSAASGSSALAAGSAQLEEGLVAGQEQIPDYSQTEATQIAETSSHLVQIDPVREREVNNTGAGFSPMFISLALWIGGIAIFLVLPALDRRPGPGETWWMAAARPAATASILAVVQATAAVLGTNWLVELHAVNVGAMLGIGILASLTFVAVNQACVATLGYRGRFVSIVLLLIQIASMGATFPIETMPAFFNWVHPFLPMTYTQLAFRSAIAGGGVPGIMGSTVAILLAWLVICAALVLLAAYLRTRNHPLPYDAALLPDNYPAEDEVGVATLAGRRDIKRELLAFAQARLAAFGVTASQNSTLGTLGPKSTTDDRATRQRGANPTLEVNPLVTVSDAGSRVEEAGVHVHGRPTEDQVLGQ, encoded by the coding sequence ATGGCAAGGAAATCTCTCTCAGAGATGCCGAATGTAGTAGGCAAACCAAAGTTCACCGCCAACGTCTTCGCCAATATCTTGGTGGTTGTGGCGATCATTGCTATCCCACTCATGTACGGGGGGATCCTCTCTTCCGCATACCAGGATCCCCTGGAGCGGATGGGTCACATTCAGGCCGCTGTTGTGAATGAGGATCAGCCGTTTGACGCAGATCTCGTGTCGGGATCAAACATGGTGGTTGATGTCGGTCAGATGCTCACGGACGCCCTCGTCCACCCTGAAGACGGGGAAGACACGGGCTTCACTTGGGAAGAAATGAGTGCAGACCAGGCCGAACGTGCCATGAAGTCCCAGTCGGTGCGCGCCGTCCTCTACATCCCGGCCGGGCTTTCAGAGGAGGTGTCCCAGATCGGCACCGTCAGTGCTGCTGACACCGTTTCCGCGCGGCTGAACCTGGTCACCGACGACGGAATCAACTATCTGTCCGGAACCCTGGCTCGAACCGTCGCCGCAACTCTGCAGGACAGGGTTAGCTCGGAAGCCTCCTCCATATATGCGGAAGCGCTTCTGGAGTCGCTGGGGACAATCCGCACCGGCATGGGAACGGCTGTGGACGGCTCGACCGCGCTAGCAGATGGATCCACCGTACTAGCTGACGGTCTGACCGAACTGGACGAGGGCGCCCGCGCGGCCGCCGCCGGGGCAACGCAACTGGACTCTGGTGCAGGTGAGCTAGCATCCGGGACGAACACCCTGGCAGACAAGGTTCCCGAGCTACAGACCGGGGTGTCGGCATTGGGTGCGGGCTCTTCGGCACTCGCGAGCGGTGCAGCCACCCTTAGCGGCGGGGTCAATCAGTACACCGCGGGGGTTGACCAAGTGGCTGCTGGAACAGCAACCCTGCGCGCTCAGACACCGTCCTTGCAAGCAGGGATTTCCTCTCTCCAGACAGGCTCGGCACAACTTGCCGCTGGGAGTTCCCAGTTGGATGAGAGCTTCAAGCAGATCAGCGAACCTGTCGCGCAGCTTGCGCCGCTCCCGGGAGAGATTCGCGACTTGGTGACAGGCGTGTCCAATAGTATCGATGCGGTCTATCAACAGTGCGTGGCACTACACGGTGAGACCGATCCTCTATGCCGACTTGTGGCGCAGATGGCGTCGGGCAAAGGTCAAATCGTCGACAAGGTTGATCAGGTTGCAGGAAAGGCCGATGAAGCCATTGCCGGAGTTGCGGCTGCCCAGACGGGCATGGATCAAATCGCAGCAGCATCCGCTCAGGTCAACCAGGGCCTAACTGCACTCCAGGCTTCGGTTGGAACGACCTCGGACACCGCGGCCAGCCAGACTATCCTGGGCGGCGTTAACTCCATAGACGACGGGCTCGGGACGCTATCGGGGACCTCCGCGACCCTGCGCGGTGGCGCCAACGAGCTCGCCTCGGGAAGCAAGGCCCTTGAGGCAGGTGTGGGCACTCTTCAGGAGAAGGTTCCCACGTTGGTTTCCGGCGTTGATGCACTCAACTCGGGCGCAGGAGCCCTCGCGGCCGGAGCCACCGACCTGTCGACCGGCCTGAACTCTCTGTCCGCGGGCGCATCCTCGGCCGCAAGCGGGTCGTCTGCACTTGCAGCGGGAAGCGCGCAACTTGAGGAAGGGCTGGTAGCGGGCCAAGAGCAGATCCCCGACTACTCGCAAACAGAAGCAACACAGATTGCTGAAACCTCTTCACACCTGGTCCAAATCGACCCCGTCAGAGAACGCGAAGTCAACAACACCGGTGCGGGATTCTCTCCGATGTTCATTTCACTGGCATTGTGGATTGGTGGAATCGCAATCTTCCTGGTCCTTCCCGCCCTCGACCGCCGTCCCGGCCCGGGTGAAACCTGGTGGATGGCGGCGGCACGTCCTGCAGCAACGGCATCCATTCTGGCTGTAGTTCAGGCTACAGCTGCAGTGCTGGGGACCAACTGGCTGGTTGAGCTGCACGCCGTCAATGTGGGGGCCATGCTCGGCATCGGCATTCTCGCCTCTTTGACGTTTGTCGCGGTTAACCAGGCTTGCGTCGCGACACTGGGCTACCGAGGAAGATTCGTGTCAATCGTCCTCTTGCTGATACAGATTGCCTCCATGGGTGCGACGTTCCCGATAGAGACGATGCCAGCGTTCTTCAACTGGGTGCATCCATTCCTTCCAATGACATACACCCAGCTTGCTTTCCGCTCCGCGATTGCAGGTGGAGGTGTTCCGGGAATTATGGGTTCGACCGTCGCGATTCTCTTGGCTTGGCTGGTGATCTGCGCAGCTCTGGTTCTGCTTGCGGCGTACCTGCGCACTAGGAACCATCCGCTCCCCTATGACGCCGCACTGCTGCCGGACAACTACCCGGCCGAGGACGAGGTCGGAGTCGCAACGCTTGCGGGACGTCGCGACATCAAGAGAGAATTGCTTGCGTTCGCACAGGCCCGGCTTGCCGCGTTTGGTGTTACAGCCAGCCAGAACTCTACTTTGGGAACCCTCGGTCCAAAATCTACAACGGACGACCGCGCTACGCGCCAACGCGGGGCAAATCCAACGTTGGAAGTCAACCCACTGGTCACTGTGTCGGATGCTGGTAGTAGAGTGGAGGAAGCGGGCGTTCACGTCCACGGACGTCCAACTGAGGATCAAGTCTTGGGGCAGTAA
- a CDS encoding Dps family protein: MKEASTTVTSALQQSLVDLIALELQSKQAHWNIRGASFRSLHLALDEVVAAARSTLDEVAERLGQVGGFPDGRAATVARDTILSEIDEGMLESDKAYQLMAEKVQQVSDNIKGFIEPVDEEDPVSGDLLISTSAALDLQAWFLRSAV, translated from the coding sequence ATGAAGGAAGCAAGCACAACGGTTACCTCCGCACTGCAGCAGAGCCTGGTTGATCTGATTGCCTTGGAACTGCAGTCGAAGCAAGCACACTGGAACATTCGTGGAGCATCGTTCCGGTCGCTTCACTTAGCTCTTGACGAAGTGGTGGCTGCTGCACGCAGCACCCTCGATGAAGTTGCTGAGCGCCTAGGACAGGTTGGTGGTTTCCCCGATGGCCGCGCCGCTACAGTTGCCCGCGACACGATCTTGAGTGAGATTGATGAGGGGATGTTGGAATCCGATAAGGCCTACCAGTTGATGGCTGAGAAGGTTCAGCAGGTCTCTGACAATATCAAGGGGTTCATTGAGCCTGTTGACGAAGAGGACCCGGTCTCTGGTGATCTTCTGATCTCTACCTCTGCGGCACTTGATTTGCAGGCCTGGTTCTTGCGTTCGGCGGTTTAG
- a CDS encoding MscL family protein has product MICRPGSCVRRFRLQFQSLITTVLRIKFEFQIKLLGDPAVVRPGVFLTALLNFLIVAAALYFFVVVPINAMNKRKDAMLDLEKTEDDTEVSPEVLLLTEIRDSLKTSN; this is encoded by the coding sequence TTGATTTGCAGGCCTGGTTCTTGCGTTCGGCGGTTTAGGTTACAGTTCCAGTCTCTAATCACGACGGTCTTACGAATCAAATTTGAGTTTCAGATTAAACTCCTGGGCGACCCTGCTGTCGTTCGCCCAGGAGTTTTCCTTACGGCCTTACTGAACTTCTTGATCGTGGCGGCTGCCCTCTACTTCTTCGTCGTCGTGCCAATCAACGCGATGAACAAGAGGAAGGACGCGATGCTCGACCTCGAAAAGACCGAAGATGACACTGAAGTTTCGCCAGAGGTCCTCCTGCTGACTGAGATCCGCGATTCACTGAAGACCAGCAACTAG
- a CDS encoding ABC transporter ATP-binding protein, whose protein sequence is MTEVVARARNLTKKYRDNVALDDISFTLEAKRIYGLLGRNGAGKTTVMSILTAQNFPTDGVVEVFGQPPFENSRVLSRLCFIRESQKYPEDFTPKHAFKAAAMFFENWDQGLCETLIQDFELPMTRTIKKLSRGQLSAVGVIIGLASRAELTFFDEPYLGLDAVARQIFYDRLLQDYAEHPRTIVLSSHLIDEVANLLEHVIVLDHGRIIMNDNTESIRGSAYTAVGPGVAVREFVGSKPVLYSESIGSFAQMTVSEPLSEEDAQKAALLGVEIVPVSLQQLIVRKTLGNRSAEFSGNGSAKASKRGETA, encoded by the coding sequence ATGACCGAAGTTGTGGCGCGTGCCCGCAATCTAACGAAAAAGTACAGAGATAATGTCGCACTTGACGACATCTCCTTCACCCTCGAAGCCAAACGCATCTACGGTTTGCTGGGGCGAAATGGCGCTGGTAAGACCACCGTCATGTCGATCCTCACAGCGCAGAACTTCCCAACTGATGGTGTCGTCGAAGTGTTTGGGCAGCCCCCATTTGAGAACTCCAGAGTCCTCAGTCGACTGTGCTTCATTCGCGAATCCCAGAAATACCCGGAAGATTTCACCCCCAAGCACGCCTTCAAGGCGGCCGCCATGTTCTTTGAAAACTGGGATCAGGGGCTCTGCGAGACACTCATCCAAGACTTTGAACTGCCCATGACCCGCACCATCAAGAAGCTATCCCGTGGACAACTGTCCGCAGTTGGGGTCATTATCGGACTGGCATCCCGGGCCGAACTGACGTTTTTCGACGAGCCCTACCTGGGGCTAGACGCAGTAGCCCGACAGATTTTCTACGATCGTCTGTTGCAGGACTATGCCGAGCATCCGCGCACCATTGTCCTTTCCTCACACCTGATCGACGAGGTCGCCAACCTGCTTGAGCACGTCATCGTCCTCGACCATGGGCGAATCATCATGAACGACAACACGGAATCGATCCGCGGCAGCGCTTATACCGCCGTTGGGCCCGGGGTTGCGGTTCGCGAGTTTGTTGGGAGCAAGCCGGTCCTCTATTCGGAGTCCATCGGGTCTTTTGCCCAGATGACTGTTTCTGAGCCGCTTAGTGAAGAAGACGCGCAGAAGGCAGCGCTGCTGGGGGTTGAGATTGTGCCGGTTTCCTTACAGCAACTGATAGTCCGCAAGACGCTGGGCAACCGTTCCGCTGAGTTCAGCGGCAATGGCTCCGCCAAGGCAAGCAAGAGGGGAGAAACAGCATGA
- a CDS encoding GntR family transcriptional regulator, which produces MVVFSDGRPIFLQIAEMIENDIVAGNLGEESQVPSTNEFAAMYRINPATAAKGINLLVEDGILHKRRGIGMFVSPGARERLMEKRRARFSRDYLEPMLIEAASLGLTSAELHKLIDEVAPHLRETPGLQQGTPTAPSAERE; this is translated from the coding sequence GTGGTTGTGTTCAGCGATGGTCGACCGATTTTCCTGCAGATTGCAGAGATGATTGAGAATGACATTGTTGCGGGAAACCTGGGTGAAGAGAGCCAGGTTCCCTCTACCAATGAGTTCGCGGCCATGTACCGCATTAACCCTGCCACTGCCGCCAAGGGCATCAACTTGTTGGTCGAGGACGGAATCCTCCACAAACGCCGCGGGATCGGAATGTTCGTCTCACCCGGAGCGCGCGAACGCCTCATGGAAAAGCGACGCGCGCGGTTCTCGCGCGACTACCTGGAGCCCATGCTGATCGAAGCCGCAAGCCTTGGACTGACATCCGCTGAGCTCCACAAACTGATTGATGAGGTAGCCCCTCATCTCCGTGAAACACCAGGTCTCCAACAGGGGACACCAACCGCCCCCTCCGCAGAAAGGGAGTGA
- a CDS encoding IS110 family transposase — translation MTIVAHAYDFVVGVDTHASKHAFSIVESRTQTEVDCGEFPVTPAGFARSISWLRRRTNHSCRVLVSMEGVSSFGQTLRLDLEREGILVTEAPKPPHRAGRIAKNDFIDARRAATSVMGWDVTSLQIPRSGGVREALRILVQARHGLTVENTAQINRLTALVRTNALGIDARRALGRIQIKAIAKWRVRAETIDLQVARSEAVRLAKLIIANREALTDNKNAIETLVQQVAPALLTMRGIGPVTAAQFYLAWSHHDRIRSAAAFVALAGANPIPASSGNNQRYRLNRGGDRSLNNALHTVVLVRMRYDQETQEYVQKRTAEGKSKQEIMRCLKRYVSRQVYRTLQAATIPVTAESETHKIPA, via the coding sequence ATGACCATTGTTGCACATGCCTACGATTTCGTTGTCGGGGTAGACACTCATGCAAGTAAACATGCTTTCAGTATTGTCGAAAGTCGCACACAAACAGAAGTTGATTGCGGGGAGTTCCCAGTCACTCCTGCGGGTTTCGCCCGGTCCATTAGTTGGCTGCGGCGGCGCACCAATCACAGTTGCAGGGTTTTGGTTTCGATGGAAGGTGTTAGCTCATTTGGGCAGACCCTGCGACTAGACCTGGAGCGAGAAGGCATCTTAGTAACGGAGGCTCCAAAACCACCTCATAGGGCAGGACGGATCGCGAAGAATGACTTCATTGATGCTCGCAGAGCCGCTACGAGCGTCATGGGGTGGGATGTTACTTCTCTCCAGATCCCCCGTTCTGGAGGAGTTCGTGAGGCTCTGCGTATCCTGGTTCAGGCACGTCATGGGCTCACCGTAGAGAACACTGCTCAGATCAACCGGCTCACTGCATTAGTGCGGACTAATGCGCTTGGCATCGATGCGCGCAGAGCTTTGGGACGCATCCAAATCAAAGCGATTGCGAAATGGCGGGTTCGCGCTGAGACCATTGACTTACAAGTTGCTCGGAGCGAAGCAGTGCGGCTCGCTAAGCTCATCATCGCGAACCGGGAGGCACTGACTGATAACAAAAACGCTATCGAAACTCTGGTGCAGCAGGTAGCACCGGCTCTTCTCACTATGAGGGGAATCGGCCCGGTTACTGCCGCCCAGTTCTATCTGGCCTGGTCCCACCATGATCGCATCCGTAGTGCAGCCGCATTCGTGGCTCTAGCAGGCGCGAACCCGATCCCAGCATCATCAGGTAACAATCAGCGTTATCGTCTCAACCGAGGCGGTGACCGATCTTTGAACAATGCTTTGCACACAGTGGTCCTAGTTCGTATGCGCTACGACCAAGAGACCCAAGAATACGTCCAAAAACGCACCGCAGAAGGTAAGAGCAAACAAGAGATCATGCGCTGCCTGAAACGATACGTCTCCCGGCAGGTCTACCGCACCCTTCAAGCAGCCACAATCCCTGTCACAGCCGAAAGTGAAACCCACAAAATTCCCGCTTGA